A window of the Microbulbifer aggregans genome harbors these coding sequences:
- a CDS encoding FAD:protein FMN transferase, which translates to MGTRYHITVVNPPAAIDRAELLAAVDEELEAVNREMSTYIPDSELMRFNRGPVGEAVPVSRHLAEVVELSLDISQRSKGAFDITVGPLVNLWGFGPRPEPEATPSDTEIAALLETVGSDALRLERNPDRLTRKRPVELDLSAIAKGHGVDRVARLLEQRGIDNYLVEIGGELRTLGMNPKGAKWRIGIEKPVATGNVVQVPVEISGFAMATSGDYRNYYERDGVRYAHSIDPRDGRPLQHRLASVTVIADSCAEADGLATALNVMGAEAGLQLAEREGLAVYMLVKSDEGFEPIASTAFQPFLERSAK; encoded by the coding sequence ATGGGCACGCGCTATCACATCACCGTGGTCAACCCGCCGGCTGCCATCGACAGGGCTGAGTTACTGGCCGCTGTCGATGAAGAGCTCGAGGCGGTGAACCGGGAAATGTCTACCTACATCCCGGACTCCGAATTGATGCGCTTCAACCGAGGGCCCGTCGGGGAGGCAGTACCGGTCAGCCGGCATCTGGCCGAGGTGGTGGAGCTGTCCCTGGATATCTCCCAGCGCAGTAAGGGCGCTTTCGACATTACGGTAGGGCCGCTGGTCAACCTCTGGGGCTTCGGTCCCAGGCCGGAACCGGAGGCCACGCCGAGCGATACGGAAATTGCCGCTTTGCTCGAAACCGTGGGTTCCGACGCGCTGCGTCTGGAGCGGAATCCGGATCGACTGACCCGCAAGCGCCCGGTTGAGCTGGACCTGTCAGCGATCGCCAAAGGGCACGGTGTCGACCGGGTCGCCCGGCTGCTTGAGCAGCGCGGTATCGACAACTACCTGGTCGAAATCGGTGGCGAGTTACGCACACTTGGTATGAATCCAAAGGGTGCTAAATGGCGCATCGGTATCGAAAAACCGGTTGCCACCGGCAACGTGGTGCAGGTTCCTGTTGAAATCAGCGGGTTTGCCATGGCCACCAGCGGTGATTACCGCAACTATTACGAGCGGGATGGTGTTCGCTACGCGCACAGCATCGACCCGAGAGACGGACGACCATTGCAGCACCGTCTCGCCTCGGTAACCGTGATTGCTGACAGCTGTGCCGAGGCTGATGGCCTTGCCACGGCGCTCAATGTGATGGGTGCCGAGGCCGGGTTACAATTGGCTGAGCGGGAGGGGCTCGCCGTTTATATGCTGGTCAAGTCGGACGAGGGTTTTGAACCGATCGCCAGCACTGCCTTCCAACCGTTTTTAGAGAGGTCTGCGAAGTGA
- a CDS encoding thioesterase family protein codes for MTEPSPKEFRELVKGFFEQIPFNKQIGLEMRELDLEQLTLSAAFELRPELIGNIWKNILHGGVIATALDTVGGLTAMVAAYQRLGDIHWKEKAERLSKLGTVDMRVDYLKPGRGEHFLCKGSILRTGNKLVVTRMELFNDSEELIATGTATYLY; via the coding sequence GTGACGGAGCCCTCGCCAAAGGAATTCCGCGAGCTGGTTAAAGGGTTCTTCGAGCAGATTCCCTTTAACAAGCAGATCGGTCTGGAGATGCGTGAGCTGGATCTCGAGCAGCTCACTCTCTCCGCCGCGTTCGAGTTGCGCCCGGAACTGATCGGCAATATCTGGAAGAACATCCTGCACGGCGGCGTCATTGCGACGGCGCTGGATACTGTGGGTGGGCTGACTGCAATGGTGGCGGCTTACCAGCGGCTCGGGGATATTCACTGGAAGGAAAAGGCCGAGCGCCTGTCAAAACTCGGCACAGTTGATATGCGGGTTGATTACCTCAAGCCGGGCAGGGGAGAGCATTTCCTGTGTAAAGGCTCCATCCTGCGCACCGGCAACAAGCTGGTGGTGACGCGGATGGAGCTGTTCAACGATTCCGAAGAGCTGATTGCCACCGGAACCGCCACTTATCTCTACTGA
- the sthA gene encoding Si-specific NAD(P)(+) transhydrogenase: protein MAEQKFDLVVIGSGPAGEAAAMSAAKKGMRAAVIEKRPAVGGNCTHKGTIPSKALRHSVKQLMRYNTQPVFRALGEPCRLSFPQVMESVHKVINYQVEMHTSFYARNRVELILGEACFRDANTVEVQLQDGAVEVIKADKFVVATGSRPYRPGDVDFHHPRVYDSDTILEMQHTPHSMMIYGAGVIGCEYASIFAALGVKVDLINTRGSLLEFLDDEISDALSYHLRDMGVTVRHQEEYAKVVPTENGVIMEMQSGKRIHADALLWCNGRSGNTGSLGLENVGLEANHRGQLTVDEHYCTAVDSIYAVGDVIGWPSLASASYDQGRAVAAAIAGRGHRVIEDAPTGIYTLPEISSVGQTESELTAAKVPYEVGRALFKHTARAQISGERVGMLKILFHIETHEILGIHCFGAEAAEIVHIGQAIMKQPSPNNVIDFFVNTTFNYPTMAEAYRSAALDGLNRVMRL from the coding sequence ATGGCAGAGCAAAAGTTTGACCTGGTAGTAATTGGATCCGGCCCCGCTGGAGAGGCGGCCGCCATGAGTGCGGCCAAAAAGGGCATGCGTGCGGCGGTGATCGAGAAGCGGCCCGCGGTGGGTGGCAACTGCACCCACAAGGGCACCATCCCGTCCAAGGCCTTGCGCCACTCGGTCAAGCAGCTGATGCGCTATAACACCCAGCCGGTGTTCCGTGCCCTCGGTGAGCCTTGCCGGTTGTCTTTTCCGCAGGTGATGGAATCTGTACACAAGGTGATCAATTACCAGGTGGAAATGCACACCAGTTTCTATGCGCGCAACCGCGTTGAGCTGATTCTCGGAGAAGCCTGCTTCCGCGATGCCAATACCGTTGAAGTACAGCTTCAGGATGGCGCCGTCGAAGTAATCAAGGCTGACAAGTTCGTTGTCGCCACCGGTTCGCGGCCTTACCGCCCGGGTGATGTGGATTTTCATCATCCCCGTGTCTATGACAGCGACACCATCCTGGAAATGCAGCACACCCCGCACTCCATGATGATTTACGGCGCTGGCGTGATCGGTTGCGAGTACGCGTCCATCTTCGCCGCACTGGGAGTCAAGGTCGACCTGATCAATACCCGTGGCAGCCTGCTGGAGTTCCTCGATGATGAGATCTCCGACGCGCTCAGTTACCATCTGCGGGATATGGGCGTGACCGTCCGTCACCAGGAGGAGTACGCCAAAGTGGTGCCCACGGAAAATGGCGTCATCATGGAAATGCAGTCCGGTAAGCGCATTCACGCGGATGCACTGCTGTGGTGTAATGGCCGCTCCGGCAACACCGGCTCACTGGGGCTGGAGAATGTCGGCCTGGAGGCCAACCACCGCGGACAGCTGACCGTCGATGAGCACTACTGCACCGCGGTGGACAGCATTTACGCGGTGGGAGATGTGATTGGCTGGCCGAGCCTCGCCAGTGCCTCCTACGACCAGGGCAGGGCAGTGGCAGCAGCCATTGCCGGTCGCGGTCACCGGGTGATCGAGGATGCGCCTACTGGAATTTACACCCTGCCGGAAATCTCTTCCGTCGGCCAGACTGAGTCCGAGCTGACGGCGGCAAAGGTGCCTTACGAAGTGGGGCGGGCATTATTCAAGCATACCGCCAGGGCGCAGATTTCCGGTGAGCGTGTCGGCATGCTCAAAATCCTGTTCCATATCGAAACCCACGAAATCCTCGGCATCCACTGCTTCGGTGCGGAGGCGGCGGAGATCGTGCATATTGGCCAGGCCATCATGAAGCAGCCGTCCCCCAATAACGTGATCGACTTCTTCGTAAACACCACGTTCAACTATCCGACCATGGCCGAGGCCTATCGCAGCGCTGCATTGGATGGCCTGAACCGGGTGATGCGTCTGTGA
- the nqrM gene encoding (Na+)-NQR maturation NqrM, producing MIYVFAFIAVALVITGMALGAIIQNKPLKGSCGGLNNIGMKQDCAICGGDDDECRKEQERQQREAQTQDLAYDATKRQ from the coding sequence ATGATTTATGTTTTTGCGTTTATCGCCGTTGCACTGGTGATAACCGGTATGGCCCTGGGTGCCATCATCCAGAATAAGCCCCTAAAGGGCAGCTGTGGTGGCCTCAACAATATCGGTATGAAGCAGGACTGTGCGATCTGCGGTGGCGATGACGACGAGTGCCGCAAAGAGCAAGAGCGCCAGCAGCGCGAAGCGCAGACCCAGGACCTGGCCTACGACGCAACAAAGCGCCAGTAA
- a CDS encoding Na(+)-translocating NADH-quinone reductase subunit C yields MANKDSVKGTLIVALVLCIVCSVIVSTAAVMLKPMQQSNAALDLKRNVLLAGGLIDPSETGRAAVEEAFANVTTKYVDLRTGQFTDEAPAGGSGRAAAKIPSASEKLDAEQDIAKIIRRENIKEVYLVEENGELKKIILPVRGYGLWGQLYGFLALQNDLNTVAGIGFYEHKETPGLGGEVDNPNWKSIWEGKKAYAADGDVALSVIKGSVDQNTPNAEYKVDGLSGATLTSKGVDNLVEFWLGSEGYGPFLKNLKAGEA; encoded by the coding sequence GTGGCTAATAAAGATTCCGTCAAGGGAACACTGATCGTAGCCCTGGTGCTGTGTATCGTCTGTTCCGTTATCGTCTCCACCGCCGCGGTGATGCTGAAGCCGATGCAGCAATCCAATGCTGCACTGGACCTGAAGCGCAACGTGCTGCTGGCCGGTGGCCTGATCGATCCGTCTGAGACAGGTCGTGCAGCGGTTGAGGAGGCGTTTGCCAACGTCACCACAAAATACGTAGATCTGCGCACCGGTCAGTTCACTGACGAGGCTCCGGCTGGCGGCAGCGGCCGTGCGGCAGCCAAGATCCCGTCTGCCAGTGAAAAGCTGGATGCCGAGCAGGACATCGCCAAGATCATTCGCCGGGAAAACATCAAGGAAGTTTACCTGGTCGAGGAAAATGGCGAGCTCAAGAAGATCATCCTGCCGGTACGCGGTTACGGCCTGTGGGGCCAGCTGTACGGCTTCCTGGCTCTGCAGAACGACCTCAATACCGTTGCCGGTATCGGTTTCTACGAGCACAAGGAAACTCCGGGGCTGGGCGGCGAAGTCGATAACCCGAACTGGAAAAGCATCTGGGAAGGCAAGAAAGCCTACGCCGCCGATGGTGACGTTGCCCTGAGCGTGATCAAGGGCAGTGTCGACCAGAACACCCCGAATGCAGAGTACAAGGTCGACGGTCTGTCCGGCGCGACCCTGACCAGCAAGGGTGTCGATAACCTGGTTGAATTCTGGCTCGGCAGTGAGGGCTACGGTCCCTTCCTGAAAAACCTGAAAGCAGGGGAGGCGTAA
- a CDS encoding NADH:ubiquinone reductase (Na(+)-transporting) subunit D: MKVKDTLLEPIFNNNPIALQILGICSALAVTSSMKVTLVMCVALTVVVCCSNVLVSLIRTQIPNSIRIIVQMTVIASLVILVDQVIKALAYDISKQLSVFVGLIITNCIVMGRAEAFAMKNGPVASFFDGLGNGLGYSVILIGLAFIRELFGAGKLLGVTILETVNNGGWYVPNGMLLLPPSAFFLIGLFIWAIRTWKPAQVEEEEFKIAPNSKAQEA; this comes from the coding sequence ATGAAAGTTAAAGATACTCTGCTGGAACCCATTTTTAACAATAACCCGATCGCCCTGCAGATCCTCGGTATCTGTTCCGCACTGGCAGTAACCAGCTCCATGAAAGTGACGCTGGTAATGTGTGTGGCCCTGACCGTGGTGGTTTGCTGCTCCAACGTGCTGGTATCCCTGATCCGCACCCAGATCCCGAACAGCATCCGCATCATTGTGCAGATGACGGTGATTGCCTCGTTGGTAATCCTCGTGGATCAGGTGATCAAGGCCCTGGCCTACGACATCTCCAAGCAGCTGTCGGTATTCGTTGGTTTGATCATCACCAACTGTATCGTGATGGGCCGCGCCGAGGCGTTCGCAATGAAGAATGGCCCTGTGGCCAGCTTCTTCGACGGCCTGGGTAACGGTCTCGGCTACAGTGTGATTCTGATCGGCCTGGCGTTTATTCGTGAACTGTTCGGTGCTGGCAAACTGCTGGGTGTCACCATTCTGGAAACCGTTAACAACGGTGGTTGGTATGTACCCAACGGTATGCTGCTGCTGCCGCCCAGTGCCTTCTTCCTGATCGGTCTGTTCATCTGGGCGATCCGCACCTGGAAGCCGGCGCAGGTTGAAGAAGAAGAGTTCAAGATTGCGCCGAACAGCAAAGCGCAGGAGGCCTGA
- the nqrF gene encoding NADH:ubiquinone reductase (Na(+)-transporting) subunit F — protein MNLEIILGVVMFTIIVIALVAVILVARSRLVNTGNVNILVNGEKTLTVPAGGKLLQTLAANNLFLASACGGGGSCAQCTCKVISGGGDMLPTEAAHFTPREAKQGKRLSCQVAVKQDMEIEVPEEVFGVKQWECTVESNPNVATFIKELTLKLPEGENVDFRAGGYVQLEAPPHHVKFSDFDIEEEYRGDWEHFGFFNLESKVTEPVVRAYSMANYPEEKGVVKFNIRIATPPPRTEGVPPGQMSSYVFSLKPGDKIRVYGPFGEFFAKETDNEMVFIGGGAGMAPMRSHIFDQLKRLNSKRKISFWYGARSLREMFYEDDYNGLQEEFDNFQWHVALSDPQPEDNWTGYTGFIHNVVYENYLKDHPAPEDCEYYMCGPPMMNAAVINMLKDLGVEDENILLDDFGG, from the coding sequence ATGAATCTGGAAATTATTCTCGGCGTTGTGATGTTCACCATCATCGTGATTGCGCTGGTGGCGGTCATTCTCGTCGCCCGCTCGCGCCTGGTGAACACCGGTAACGTCAACATCCTGGTCAACGGTGAGAAGACTCTCACCGTTCCCGCCGGCGGCAAGCTGCTGCAGACCCTGGCAGCCAACAACCTCTTCCTGGCTTCTGCCTGTGGTGGCGGCGGCAGCTGCGCGCAGTGCACCTGTAAAGTGATTTCCGGTGGTGGCGATATGCTGCCGACGGAAGCGGCTCACTTTACACCGCGTGAAGCGAAGCAGGGCAAGCGTCTCTCCTGTCAGGTTGCTGTAAAGCAGGACATGGAAATCGAGGTGCCGGAAGAAGTGTTCGGTGTGAAGCAGTGGGAGTGCACTGTGGAATCCAACCCGAACGTGGCTACCTTCATTAAGGAGCTGACCCTGAAGCTTCCGGAAGGCGAGAACGTCGACTTCCGTGCTGGCGGTTATGTTCAGCTGGAGGCGCCGCCCCATCACGTCAAGTTCTCCGATTTCGATATCGAAGAGGAATACCGTGGTGACTGGGAGCATTTCGGCTTCTTTAACCTGGAATCCAAGGTGACCGAGCCTGTAGTGCGCGCCTATTCCATGGCGAACTACCCGGAAGAAAAGGGTGTTGTGAAGTTCAACATCCGTATCGCAACCCCGCCGCCCCGCACTGAGGGCGTACCTCCGGGTCAGATGTCTTCCTACGTATTCAGCCTGAAGCCGGGTGACAAGATCCGCGTATACGGTCCCTTCGGTGAGTTCTTCGCCAAGGAAACCGATAACGAAATGGTCTTCATCGGTGGTGGTGCCGGTATGGCGCCGATGCGTTCGCACATCTTTGACCAGCTCAAGCGCCTGAACTCCAAGCGCAAGATCAGCTTCTGGTACGGTGCACGCTCCCTCCGTGAGATGTTCTACGAAGATGACTACAACGGTCTGCAGGAAGAGTTCGATAACTTCCAGTGGCATGTTGCTCTGTCTGATCCGCAGCCGGAAGACAACTGGACGGGCTACACCGGCTTCATCCACAACGTTGTCTACGAGAACTACCTCAAGGACCACCCCGCTCCGGAAGACTGTGAGTACTACATGTGTGGGCCGCCCATGATGAACGCAGCAGTAATCAACATGCTGAAGGATCTGGGTGTTGAGGATGAAAACATCCTGCTTGACGACTTCGGTGGCTGA
- a CDS encoding alpha/beta hydrolase family esterase, translating to MTKLYTKVVTPLIALFTLASGPSVAGSWSDEREYAGELDTFLYVPSTAPRISSGRALMVSLHGCVQRNDTIRESGNWEAVAEEYGMVVAAPQASGEGSYGFLGCWNFHEGPEASRAESDQAYLIAMVEELLADESLNIDPAQVYLTGLSSGGGIANQLWCLAPEIFAGVGVSAGPTPGSKGDKADLGSPSVSVEQGKQHCLNYAGQSEGETLEALLSTQLWNAVHGSEDEIVVPTHTERSAQVARAVYADYAEIADCNGQPAANLEGAEVTQWCDASGPRVSTVLVQGMGHAWPAGEGVEGFFVDGEHVNYPAWITEWFFANNRRVTRAESAQAQ from the coding sequence ATGACCAAGCTATACACCAAAGTTGTCACACCTCTCATCGCACTGTTCACACTGGCATCCGGGCCTTCCGTCGCTGGTTCATGGAGCGACGAACGCGAATATGCCGGCGAGCTCGATACCTTCCTGTACGTCCCCAGCACCGCTCCACGCATTAGTTCTGGCAGGGCTCTGATGGTCAGCCTGCACGGTTGTGTCCAGCGCAATGACACCATTCGGGAGTCTGGAAACTGGGAAGCAGTGGCAGAAGAATACGGTATGGTGGTCGCAGCGCCGCAAGCCTCCGGCGAGGGTTCCTACGGTTTTCTCGGCTGCTGGAACTTCCATGAGGGCCCGGAGGCCAGCCGCGCTGAGAGCGATCAGGCTTATCTGATTGCCATGGTGGAAGAACTATTGGCCGATGAATCCCTCAATATCGATCCGGCGCAGGTCTACCTTACCGGCCTCTCCTCCGGTGGCGGCATTGCCAATCAGCTGTGGTGTCTGGCTCCCGAGATCTTTGCCGGCGTCGGCGTCAGTGCCGGCCCCACACCTGGATCAAAGGGCGACAAAGCGGACCTGGGTTCTCCTTCCGTTTCCGTCGAGCAGGGCAAACAGCACTGCCTGAACTATGCCGGCCAGTCAGAAGGAGAGACGCTGGAAGCACTGCTCAGCACACAGCTGTGGAACGCTGTGCACGGCTCCGAGGACGAAATTGTGGTTCCCACCCATACCGAGCGCAGCGCGCAGGTAGCACGGGCCGTTTATGCGGACTATGCCGAGATTGCTGACTGTAATGGCCAGCCTGCCGCGAATTTGGAGGGCGCTGAGGTCACGCAATGGTGTGATGCCAGCGGCCCGCGTGTTTCAACGGTGCTGGTTCAGGGCATGGGGCATGCGTGGCCGGCCGGAGAAGGAGTCGAGGGTTTCTTCGTCGATGGCGAGCATGTGAACTACCCGGCGTGGATTACCGAATGGTTTTTCGCCAACAACCGGCGGGTAACGCGGGCGGAGTCCGCCCAGGCTCAGTAG
- the nqrE gene encoding NADH:ubiquinone reductase (Na(+)-transporting) subunit E, protein MEHYISLIVRAVFVENMALAFFLGMCTFLAVSKKVDAAIGLGVAVIFVLTLTVPVNNLIYTYLLKDGALAWAGYPDVDLSFLGLLSYIGVIAALVQILEMFLDKYVPALYNALGVFLPLITVNCAIMGASLFMVEREYNFGESVAYGFGAGLGWALAITALAGIREKLKYSDVPEGLKGLGITFITVGLMSLGFMSFGGIDI, encoded by the coding sequence GTGGAACATTATATTTCTCTGATTGTCCGGGCCGTCTTCGTTGAGAACATGGCGCTGGCCTTCTTCCTTGGCATGTGTACTTTCCTGGCGGTGTCCAAGAAAGTGGATGCGGCCATTGGCCTCGGTGTAGCGGTAATCTTCGTACTGACGCTGACCGTCCCGGTGAACAACCTGATCTACACCTACCTGCTGAAGGATGGTGCACTGGCGTGGGCCGGTTATCCGGATGTGGATCTGAGCTTCCTGGGTCTGCTGTCCTACATCGGTGTAATTGCTGCACTGGTACAGATCCTGGAGATGTTCCTGGATAAGTATGTACCGGCGCTCTACAACGCCCTGGGTGTATTCCTGCCTCTGATTACCGTGAACTGCGCCATCATGGGTGCGTCCCTGTTCATGGTGGAGCGCGAATACAACTTTGGTGAGAGCGTTGCTTATGGTTTCGGTGCTGGCCTCGGCTGGGCCCTGGCCATTACCGCACTGGCCGGTATCCGCGAAAAACTCAAGTACAGTGATGTACCTGAAGGCCTGAAGGGCCTGGGTATCACCTTTATCACCGTAGGTCTGATGTCCCTGGGCTTCATGTCCTTCGGCGGTATCGATATCTAA